One Algoriphagus sp. Y33 genomic window, TAGGTTACGATTCTGGTTTCAACGGGTAGTTCTTCAAACTTCTTCCGGATTAGCTTCTTATACGCATGATATTGCTCATGGTTGATGGAGTTATCCTTGTGCAGTTTATCTCTTAGATCTATGTTTTCTTCAAATGCATTGAAAAAATAAAAGGAATCGAATTGATTAAAATCCAGATTCCTCAAATCATCACAGATGAAATTTGTATTCTCTACCTGATACTTTTCTGCCAGTTTTCCTGAGATTTGAACCAGATTCATCCGCTGCTCCACTCCGGTAATTTTAGCTTCAGAATTTACCGCCGCTACCAAGCAAAACTTTCCAACTCCCGATCCTAAATCCAAGACAGATTTGCCCCCTCCCTCCCCCAAATATGCTATAGCTTTCTTTGCTACACCCACAGGCGTCCAATGTGTGCCGGAGAGTTTTTTGATTTTTACAGGGTAAAGCAAATCAAATTCTTCGTCGGTTAGTTCTCTCAATTCCATGATCCCCCAAAAGTATTCAGCTTTTACTTAATTTTAAAAACACGTAAAAATAAACAACTCAATAAGTAGAAGACGTCAAATCTAATGGTAATGAAAACCCAACCCGAAGTTTGGTTAAGAGGGCCCGTAACCGGTTTTTCTTCAGCATTGCAACCAGTGGTGCATGCTATTTTGCAGGCACAGGAAGAAATCCATCAGCTGACGAAAGACTTTCCTTCCGACTTACTTTGGGAAAGACCTGCGGGAATGGCAAGTCCCGGATTTCATCTTCAGCATATCGCAGGAGTACTGGATCGCATGGTCACATATGCTAAAGCGGAAATCCTAGCTCAGCAACAATTTGATTATTTGAAAAATGAAGGGCTGGCCAATAAAGACCTGACTACAGAAATTCTAGTCGGAAACTTGGACGATCAGATCACTGAATTCTTGGATTTTCTTTCTGTCCTCGATGTCAATACCTTACCTGATTTCCGGGGAGTGGGAAGAGCACAGTTGCCTTCCACTGTCGGTGGATTATTGTTTCATGCTGCAGAACATACCCAGCGGCATGTTGGGCAATTGCTGGTCACGGTAAAGGTTATACTGGCTAACTAAAATCAGGTCCTTCCACATCTTTGATTACGAGAAGTTCTCCAATCAAAATCACCTGACAACTTACCTCCTCCAAACCTTCAACACAGTCTTATATAGGCAACAGTAGAAAACTTTTTTCTTCTGTTGCCTTTTCTGATCACTCCGTCTTGAGACTCACCGCCGGATTAATCACTGCCGCACGGACTACCTGATATCCCACTGATAGTGCTGCTATCAAAAATGAGCAGCCTACTGCAATGGCAAATGTCCAAACGTCCAATTTGATTTTGAATGCAAAATCCTGAAGCCAATTGTTCATAAACCACCAGCCCAGTGGTGCTGCGATAAGAAATGCGATCACTATCAGCCGGACGAATTCTTGTCCAAAAATCCAGATAATATGGCGTATCCCACCACCCATTACTTTTCTGATGCCTACTTCCTTGGTTTTCTGGGCAACCATAAAAGAGACCAATCCATACAAGCCAAGACATCCGATGAAGATTGCTATAAAAGAAAAAACCTGAATTCCCCTTAGAATAGTTTCCTCGGATTCGTAAAATTGGGCAATACTTTCATCCACAAATGAGTACTCGAAAAGTTGATCCGGATAGTGTTCTTGCCAAAGCTTCTCTATTTCACCCAGGGTAGCAATCGTTGTGTTACTGTTGATCTTAATGGCAAAGTTGGAATACCAATTACTTCCGGTAGCAATCAATGCTGCGGAAATTTCCTCATGGAATGATTTATCATGAAAATTCCGGACTACTCCTACAATGGGCCCTTTCATCGATCCACCATTCGCATAGATCATTTTTCCAAGTGCTTCTTCATATGATTCTATCCCAAGTTTGTGAAGTAAAGCTTCATTTACTATCACCTCCCGCACTGTATCTGAGGGAAGAATATTTCTCCCAGCCAATAATTCCAAATCAAACGTGGAGATATAATCTGCATCTGCCAATTTCATATTTGTCCGAAAATTTACCTCTTCAGTATCACTTTCAAACCTGATAGAATTGCCCCAATCATTGGATGAAGCAGGAGCCGCAAGGCAAAGCGAAACTTTTTCCACTCCGGGCAACCTTAAAAATTCATTCTTCAGCGTGTGCATAGTATTCAGAGAATCCCCACCCAGTTTCACCATCACCAGCGATTCTTTGTCGAAACCAAGTTCCGCCTGTCTGGAAAAACGCATTTGATTCATAATGACAATCAGACCTATAATCAACACCTGTGAAATAGCGAACTGCGTAACAATAAGTGAGCGCCGGGTATTGAAGCCGCCCAACTGCTGCATGGAAAGTTTTCCCTTCAGTGCAGTCACCGGCTTGAATCCAGTCAGTATAAGCGCCGGATAGCATCCTGCCAGAACAGTAATCAGGATACCCAGACCTGCAATAAACAGCAGGAACACTCCGTCTGCACCGAAATTCAGCGGTATCTGTGTTTTGAAAAAAGAATTGACGGAGGGCACCAAGAAATATGCTGCCACTACTGCCAAGAATATGCTTGCGGACGTGATTATGGCTGTTTCCATAAGGAATTGCCAGAAAAGCTGTCCGCGGAGACTGCCCAGAACTTTTCTTACGCCCACTTCTTTTGATCTCTTAAGCGCCTGCGCTGTAGCAAGATTCACGAAGTTTACACAGGCTGTAATCAAAAGGAAAATCCCAATAGCTGACAGAATCCATAAATCAGACTTCTCTATAGCTCCTCCAAACTTGCCATTGAAATGAATGTCCGACAGCGGCTGTAATTTGTAGTGATGTACATTCTTACTAGTTGGCCGGAACTGTTTTACATAAGGCTGTAGCGCTTCCTCTACCTGCATGGGAGTCACATGAGGCTGAAGCAAAGTATAGCAATACATCCCACTGCTGATTCCTCCCCAGGCATTTTCGCTTGCCAGCCAGGGATTAAAATCCTTCAACGTAGGATAAGAAACAAATAGCTCCGTTTTGATATCCGTGGTAACAGGCAGATCCTTCAAGATGCCCGTAATGGTAAAAGGTATTTTATTGTTGTAGGAAATAACTTGGCCAATGGGATTCTGGGTTCCAAAATACTTCCGAGCCATGCGTTCGGTGATGATTGCAGTATTTGGATCATTTAATGCTGTGGTGATATCCCCTTGGGAAAGCGGGAAATTAAAGATTTCGAAGAAAGTTGGCTCTGTAAAAGCTATACCCTCTGGTTCTTTGATCTTCACCAGCTCCCCACCCCGTTCAAATGTGATCAGCGCATCGGTTTCATTAAACACTCTTGCTACTTTCTCTCCATAGGTGTGATTTTCCCTAAAAACTTCTCCCAATGGTGAGGGGACTGCATTGACAAAAGAAACTGTTTCACGATGCTGCTCTGTTACAATTCGGTATATTCTATCCTTATTTTGGTGAAAATCATCAAAGCCGGTATGATGCTTCACCAGTGCGAAAATTAAAATGCAGCAGGTGATGCTGAGTGCCAGTCCGGCAATATTGATCAGTGCATATTCTTTGTTCCGAATAATGGTTCTCCATCCGATTTTGAAATAACTTTTATACATACCGTTTGTGTTAAATTTTTGATATCCTTTTCTTGATTTGATAATACCCGGACGAAAAAGCAGCACTACATCGACAATAAATTTCCAGTCTGCTTTACGTTTTCCGAATTCTTTGTAGCGGCGGTCATATACTTCCAGTAGATCTCCTTCTATGTAATCCAGCAGTCTTGGTTGACAAAACCAGCGGAAAAAGCTCAGGAAAAGCCCGGGAGGAGAAATTTGTTCTTTCTTCATCACTTATATTCCTGCTAAGTTTGATTGCCAAATTGTTTCTGGGATCGCTCTCCAGAGTTCATCCCTGGTATCTTTGGCATATTGAATAGCTTTCTTTCCAAGTGCCGTAATTTCGAAATACCTCCTGGGGCGGCCTGCCCTCTCCTCGGTAGATTTACCCGCATAGGATTTGAGGTACCCCTTACCCTCCATCCTACCCAATGCTGTGTGTAGCGCTCCCATACTCACAGTTCTGGTGAGTCTGGATTCTATTTCATCTTTGATCGCAACGCTATAGGCGGCATTGTTCAGAATTCCCACCGTAAGGATTACGATCTCTTCAAACTCGCCCAGTTGATAATAAACTCGCCCAGTTGATAATCTTTCATAGCATACAGTATATTCTCCAAATGTAGGAGTAATAGTCGTGCCAATATAAAACAACCCAATTCTGACTAATGAAAGGTTATTTCTGAACTTTAGGCGTACGCAATGGAACATTATTGGTCGATAATGGACTTTTATAAAAATTCCGGTAACAAACTTCCTCGGTAAAAGAAGATAAAAACACTCTGGGATTCGGTAAACTTTAGTAATTCAGTCAAGCAAGCGTCATTTGTCTTACGGCAAGAAGGAGCAGAGAAATTATACAGCGATGGATTCAGATAGAACCACATCTAACTTATTCTTTGCACTTTTACTTTTTCGGTAAAAATGATATCCCATTAATCTCATAATTTGCAAATCCTTTGGCTAAGAAAACAATCATGAGGAGGGACTTTACAAACAGGCATAAAAGTGTTGTTGGGAAATATGACTCCGACTTCCTACCCTCCGGTAGGCGGCGCTCAGTCTGACAATTATCGCTAATACTGTGTCCTTCACGGTTAAAAGTCTTTCAGAAAAACTTTAAATAAACCTATTCTCCAAATGCATAAACCTATTAAGCTACTTCTTTCCTGTAGTATATCACTTGTTGTTTTTTCCAACTGTACACCCGAAAAATCTCCTTTTGACATCTCTCCTGCAGATTCCCTGGATCCAAAAAGGATGGAAGCACCCTACCCTTCCATAAGTATTCCCGAAGGAACGGATATGGAATCCCCACGCTGGAAAGGCATTGACTTATCTCCCCAGCCTCCTGTGGTTCCGCTATCTGCAAATGAGCAGCTGAAGACTTTTGTGCTGCAGCCTGGCTATAAGTTGGAACCTATTCTTTCCGAACCTCAGATTCGGGAACCCGCTGCGATACAGTTTGACGGTAATGGGAGAATGTATGTCCTGGAACTGAGAACATACATGCAAGACATCGATGCCAATGGTGAACTGATGCCGACCTCCCGCATATCAAGATGGGAAGACAAGGACAACGACGGCATTTATGAAACAAGTGTCATCTTTCTGGATAGTCTGATATTTCCGCGATTCGTAGTTCCTTTTGGGAAAAATACCATTTTATCCATGGAGTCAAACGAGGATAATGTCTACAAATACACCGATACCAATAACGATGGTAAGGCAGACAAAAAGGAGCTTTTTGCAACCGGACTCGGAAGATCCGGAAACGTAGAGCACCAGACGAGTTTCCTGACTTGGACTATGGACAACTGGATGTATAGCACCTACAATTCGAAAAGGATCCGCTGGACACCCGATGGGGTCATTCAGGAACCTACAGGAAATCCTTACGGGCAATGGGGCGTAACCCAAGACAACTATGGACAGGTATGGTTCCAAGACGGTGCCGGCGGAGTCCCTCAAAACTTCAATTTGCCAATCGTCTACGGCAACTTTGCGATCAAGGGACAGTTTAAAGATGGCTTTAGAGAACCGTTTAGCTTGGTGAAGCTGGCTGATTTCGAACCCGGAATGAGAGAAACAAAACCTGATGGCTCACTGAGTAATGTAACCGGTTCAGCTGGAAACGATGTGTTTCGAGGCGATAGACTTCCAAAGGAAATCCAAAATCAATACTTCTATGGTGAACCTGTGGGACGAATTGTACGACAAGTCCAGGTAGAGAAATCGGAAGGACTTTCCTATATCCAAAACCCTTACAGAGAAGCTGAAACTGAATTTATCCAATCTACCGATCCGCTTTTCCGACCCGTGGATATGGCAACTGCTCCCGACGGCACGATGTATATCGTCGATATGTATCGTGGGATCATCCAGCAGGGAAATTGGACTCAGGACGGCAGTTACCTACGCACCAAAATCCAACAATACCAAATGGATGATATCATAGGCAACGGAAGGATTTGGAGATTGACCTACGAAGGAATGGAAAGAAACAAGGAGAAGCCGAGGATGTACGAGGAAACTTCCGCCGAACTCGTACGCCATCTGAGCAATCCAAACGGCTGGTGGCGCGATCAGGCACAGCAGCTGATCATCTTGAATCAGGATAAATCCGTGGTGAAAGAGTTGGAAAATCTGGTGAACACTTCCGATAATGAATTGACCCGTATTCATGCACTATGGACACTGGAAGGCTTAACTTCTCTGGATCTTGCCCTCGTCAAAAAACTGATGAAGAATTCCAGCCCCCAGATACGTATCCAAGCATTGCGTGCCAGCGAAAGTCTCTATAAGTATGGAGAGAAAAGTTTGGCAGCTGATTACAGAGAAATGATCAAAGATTCAGCTACAGATGTGGCATTACAGGCATTGCTGAGTGCTTATGTATTGAATGTTGACCAGGTGGAAGAATTGATCAAAGCTACGCTGAAAGAGAACCAAGCACAGGGAATTCAGGTCATAGGGACTCAGCTTTTGGAACGTATTGCTAAGGAGAAGGAACTCGCAGCTACCCAGTATGCTCCTGAGGAATTGGCGCTTTTTAATAAAGGAAAAAGCATTTTTGACAGCTACTGTTCTACCTGTCATGGTGCAAAAGGGCTTGGAACTCCTACCGGCGGGGGACAACTGATTGCACCTGCTTTCTCAGGCTCTCCTAGAATTATGGGGCATCCTGAATATGCTGTTAAAACCCTGTTGCATGGCTTGACCGGTGCGATTGATGGCAAAGAATACGAAGGTGTGATGATTGCTATGGATAGCAATGACGACGAATGGATCGCATCAGTCATATCTTACATCCGCAATGAGTTTGGTAATTCGGGAAGTTTCGTGAGCCCTGAATTTGTAACTCAAGTGAGACAAGAAACTGCAAGCAGAGAAGGCACCTACCAATTTGATGAGCTGATTCAGGAAATTCCCAAGGCACTTAGCTATCAGGATAATTGGAAAATCACTGCAAGCAGCACGGCACTACAAGGTGTGGGCTCCACGAAAGATCCTTCTTATGCTTTTAGCTTCAAAGGATGGAAAACAGAAACTCCACAAGAATCCGGGATGTGGTTCCGAATCGAACTTCCAAAAGAAAGAAACTTGACAGAAATACAGTTTGATGCGGGAGATAAAGAGTTTCCCAAAAAGTATAAAGTGTCACTTTCCGTTGATGGAAAAAGCTGGACAGAAGTTGCCAATGGATCAGGCGTCAAAGGCTTGAACACCATTCAATGGAAAGCTGAAGAAAACGCAAGATTCCTGAAAATGGAAACTGTTGAAAAAGGCGAAGAACCCTGGGCAATGAAGCAATTGGTACTCTTTGCCAGATAATATTCCACAGTCTGCAACTTTACTAAACTTAGAAAACCCCTTGCTGATTTATTTCGGCAAGGGGTTTATACTAATTTACTTTCTATAATTAGCCTGTCGTTCTACCATCCAGCCGGGGTATTGCATAGCAAGGGGGCTGACTTCATTTATTTTCTTAAGATCTCCCTCTGTCAATAAGAGATCAGTTGAATCTATATTGAGTTTCAATTGCTCCAGCGTTTTGGCTCCAATGATAGTGCTGGTAACACCGCGTTGCTGCCTCACCCAGGCCAATGCAACCTGTGCAACGCTTGCATCATGGATCTTTGCCAAATCCCCCATCACATCTACCAAATCATACCCCTTCTCCTTGTCAATCGGAGGAAAATCAAATTTTGATCTCCTAGAATCCGAATCTGCCCCTTCTCTGGTGAATTTTCCGGTCAAGAAACCTCCTGCAAGTGGACTCCAAGGAAATATAGCCAAGTCATGATCTATTGCCATCGGCACCAACTCATGCTCAATATCACGGCTCACCGCAGAGTAATAATACTGCAAGCCCATGAACTTATGCCACCCCCTGTAATGTGCAATTGCCTGAGCCTTTGCCACCATCCATGCAGGCCAGTTGCAAATAGCGATGTATCTGACTTTTCCCGATTCCACAATATCGTTTAATGAGCGGACGATTTCTTCCAGTGAGGTCAAAGGATCTACACCGTGAACATACAGAATATCTATATAATCCATTTGCAGTCTTTTCAAACTGGCTTCTACCGAGTTGAAAATATTATACCTGGAAAGTCCGGCACTGTTTGGTTTGTCCTTCATCTTGGCCAACAGCTTAGTCGCTATAACCACCTCATCCCGTGGTACAGACAAATCCAGTAATCCTTGACCCAAAAGCTTCTCCGACTGCCCGAAGGAATAAACATTGGCAGTATCTATAAAATTAATGCCCGATTCTACTACTGCCTCAAGCATTTTATTCACTTCATCTTGCTGCAGGTTGCCGATATTGGCCCACATGTCAGCTTCCTGCCCCCCAAAAGTCATGGTGCCAAAGCATAGTTCGGAGACCATCAAGCCGGTATTTCCGACGGAATTGTACTTCATCATTAAAATAGGTTAAGTAATGGTTATTGATTTTTGAGAGTAAAACAGAGGTAGTACTAAAACAGTTGCCTAGGTCGAAAAAAATATGCTGTATGGCTCAAACAATTTGAATTTGAGGCATGGTCAATCATCTTCTTGAATTATTTTTGAAAAATCGATAAAAGCATATTTTCAGACGAAATCAATTATAAACAAATGAAATACAAAATAAGCTCTTCAGAATTATCCATAGAAATCAATCAGACAGGAATGGAGATTTCCTCCATAAAATCCCTACATACAAATACTGAATACCTTTGGCAAGGTGACCCAACTATTTGGAGCGGTCAGGCACCTGTGTTATTCCCCATTATCGGGGCCCTGAAAAATGGCTTTATGATATATAAAAATCAAAAGTATGCCATCCCAAAGCATGGAATTTTAAGAAATTCACCTAAACCTGTCCTAAAGGAATCCACTGAAAATTCATTGTTATTTTCTTTAGTTTGGGATGAGGAAAGTCTAAAACTGTACCCATTTAAATTTGAACTGGAAATCAAATTCACCGTGTCGGGTAGTAAAATCGAGATTGCCCACCGTATTGTAAATCACGGTGAAGAAACGATGTATTACAGTGTAGGCGGTCATCCTGCGTTTAATTGTCCCCTACATGAAGGAGAAGAATATGAAGACTACTTTCTACAATTTACCAATCCTGAAACTGATTCAACTTGGAGCGTAGAGTCTAGCGGACTTATAGGGACAGACACAAAACCGGTATTGGAAAACAGTTCGGCATTGTCCCTTCACAAGCATCTATTTGATGATGATGCGTTGATTTTCAAAAATCTCACATCCCGGGAAGTTACCTTAATGCATAAAAACAGAGGAGAAATCCTGTCTTTAACATTCGATGATTTCGATTACCTGGGAATCTGGGCAAAGCCCGGAGCTTCCTTTGTTTGTATCGAGCCATGGTTGGGAATAGCCGATAGTGTAGATTCCAATCAGAAGTTTGAGGAAAAAGAAGGTATTCTGAAATTGGAAGCTCATCAACGTGATGTGAAAACATACACTATAACTATACTGAAAGAAAAATAAGATTTTGGCAAAAGACGTAGTAACTGCTACGTCTTTTGCCTATTTTCTATTGATTAGCTATAAATGGGGCCTGTTTAATAAACCTTCTATCTGACAGTTGATCAATTAGAAAATTTGCCAAACTAGTTGCAGAAACCTGATCCCCAAGGCAATCTTCCAGTGAGACATTGATTGGCTTGTTCTCCGCATCCAGAGCTATTAAAGGTAATCTCACCAAAGTCCAATCCACATGGCTCTCCTTGAGAAGTTTATATTCAAACTGCCTATCAATAGTAGAATCAGGATAATTTGCATACATCCACTCGGTAGCAGCTTTTGTAGTGGTTCCTTTTTTATCTCCTTGTGCATCTACATTTATTCCTGACACTACAATATAGCGCTTGATTTGATGAAGTTTCATTTGTTGAAGTACATTCGCAGTTCCTTCTGAGGAAATCGTATTCTTACTTGAAGGCACACCCCAGCCCAATGCGCTGATTACAGCTTCACAATCCTCGAGTAATTCATTGACTACAGTTTGATTTAAAACATCGCCCAGTACAACTTGTATCTGAGGATTAGAAGCAGGTACCCGATCAGGATTTCTGACAAGCATCTTGATTTGAAAACCTGATTTTACGAGTTCTTTGACAAGGAATTTACCTGATTTTCCGGTTCCGCCGATTACGGCTATTTTCTTATTTGTATTCATGGGATTCTTTATAAAATGTGATAAAAGTATACCCTAACATCTACCCTGATGGGAAATGTTATTCCACTGCTTCTAGCAACAGATTGGGTGTTCAGCTATTTTTATAAAGAGATTTTAATACGTCAAACATAAGGTAAAATACGGAGTTAAAAAAGAAAATCCTGAGATGGTGACACCTCAGGATTAGAAATAATTATCAATTTTTTATAACAGTCTAGAAATTTGCAAGGTCTTTAACTTCTTGCTCAGTCAGTGCCCGATCAAAAACTACCGGACCTCCAATCTGGCCGTTGAAGAAATTTCCCATTTCTCTTTCCAATAAAACAGCACCTACAGTAAAATCAGATCCATTCTCGCCCAATCCATCAGGAAAAGGCATGAAAAGAAGTTTGGTGGTTTAATCATTTTGCAGTAGGCTAAAACAACAAACTATTTCGCCCATTCGATATAATCCTGATTGACTTGACCGTCGAAAATACTTTCATTGGAATAAACGATGACTCTATATTTGAATGTCGCTGATTCGCCTTTCTCCAGTTTGAAGTTAAGCTCATCCTTGCCGTCACTGAGAGATTTTTGTCCAAGTGGATTTGCCGCAAACAAACCATACCCTCTTGCGTGCCAATAAGTCGGATAGCCTGGATTGGAAGGGAAATCAAGGATGGCAACAGAGATATTCTCATTATTGATCTTGCCTGTAAGACTGACCCAATCTCCCCTGGTTCCCCAAACATCGTGTCCTTCCACCCCTTCACTACTCAAGTACATCCCTGTGATCCCCTCATTGTTCATCGTAGGCACATCGGTTGCTTTGCCGGAAGCATCAGTGAATATTTCAGGCTTATCGGAAGGATGCTCCAATTGTCTCGCTGTACGAAGACCCAGCATACCCTCTTTATTGTCAGTCAGTTTCACTTCACCGTTAGGAGCAGTCAGTATGGCAATTCTGTCAATGGATCTCCGGTCATCTTTTCCTCTGAAAATAAAGCTAGTATTCTCGGTCAAAAGCACTTCTCCCTTATTGTTCATCCAGTCCATACTTACTTCCAACACCCCCTCTTCATTACCGCTTTTCATAGACTTGATTGATTTATGTGCGATATGCCCGTACTTCGTTTTGTCTTTGATATCAGAAGAATTGTTCCAAAAGTCAAGACCATTCACATCCCCGTAATTGAACCAAAGTCCCAAATGATGCGGATGATCCACGCGCTCTCCCGGGCGGGGTGTAATTGGCCAGCCTCTGGTAATGGCATTTCCATTTGCCGTATTTATCGGATATAAAACCGGTTTTTCCAGAGAATCGGGATAGATGTAAGAAGTGAAGAGCTTTCCGTCAATGAGGACATCTACCCTCTTGGCTGTTTCGTCTTGGATCAGTTCTATTCTGTCCTTCATCTGTTCGGGCTCTGATTCTGACACTGTTTTTTCCTGAGTTCCGCCACAGGCAAATGTCACTGCTGATAAAGCAATTACAATAGTATAGCTAAAGAGTTTATGTTTATGAAAAATCATCGCAATTTCGGGTTTTGATTTTAATAGTTTTAAAGATTAAGGCTGATAAGTTCAGTCAGTCTTATCTGTTCTCCTTCTTTAATTGGTTGAATAAAGCCAATTGTTCCTTCAGAGCAGCTACCCGGTCTGTTGGTTCCGTTCTGGCTTCCATCAGTATCCAGCCATCGTAGTTGATGTCATTGAACAAGTTGAAAAGTGCTGGATAGGGATAATCACCATGGTTGAATTCACGTACATGAACCGTGTCACCAAACCATTTTTTCACTGAGTTGAAATTAGCTTCTAATCCGGGAGGCAGCAGATCCTCGTCGTTACAGTTCCAGCATATCTTAACGGCCGGTTCAGTCACTTGATCAAAAATTGCTTTCATATTCGGAAGTTCTTGGGTTAAGTGCCCATGCACTTCCACCCGTACCAGTTGTCCATAATCAGCAGCAAACTTCCCAACTTCATTGAAGGAAGCCGCAATCTGGGCAATGGTTTT contains:
- a CDS encoding helix-turn-helix transcriptional regulator → MFHCVRLKFRNNLSLVRIGLFYIGTTITPTFGEYTVCYERLSTGRVYYQLGEFEEIVILTVGILNNAAYSVAIKDEIESRLTRTVSMGALHTALGRMEGKGYLKSYAGKSTEERAGRPRRYFEITALGKKAIQYAKDTRDELWRAIPETIWQSNLAGI
- a CDS encoding discoidin domain-containing protein: MHKPIKLLLSCSISLVVFSNCTPEKSPFDISPADSLDPKRMEAPYPSISIPEGTDMESPRWKGIDLSPQPPVVPLSANEQLKTFVLQPGYKLEPILSEPQIREPAAIQFDGNGRMYVLELRTYMQDIDANGELMPTSRISRWEDKDNDGIYETSVIFLDSLIFPRFVVPFGKNTILSMESNEDNVYKYTDTNNDGKADKKELFATGLGRSGNVEHQTSFLTWTMDNWMYSTYNSKRIRWTPDGVIQEPTGNPYGQWGVTQDNYGQVWFQDGAGGVPQNFNLPIVYGNFAIKGQFKDGFREPFSLVKLADFEPGMRETKPDGSLSNVTGSAGNDVFRGDRLPKEIQNQYFYGEPVGRIVRQVQVEKSEGLSYIQNPYREAETEFIQSTDPLFRPVDMATAPDGTMYIVDMYRGIIQQGNWTQDGSYLRTKIQQYQMDDIIGNGRIWRLTYEGMERNKEKPRMYEETSAELVRHLSNPNGWWRDQAQQLIILNQDKSVVKELENLVNTSDNELTRIHALWTLEGLTSLDLALVKKLMKNSSPQIRIQALRASESLYKYGEKSLAADYREMIKDSATDVALQALLSAYVLNVDQVEELIKATLKENQAQGIQVIGTQLLERIAKEKELAATQYAPEELALFNKGKSIFDSYCSTCHGAKGLGTPTGGGQLIAPAFSGSPRIMGHPEYAVKTLLHGLTGAIDGKEYEGVMIAMDSNDDEWIASVISYIRNEFGNSGSFVSPEFVTQVRQETASREGTYQFDELIQEIPKALSYQDNWKITASSTALQGVGSTKDPSYAFSFKGWKTETPQESGMWFRIELPKERNLTEIQFDAGDKEFPKKYKVSLSVDGKSWTEVANGSGVKGLNTIQWKAEENARFLKMETVEKGEEPWAMKQLVLFAR
- a CDS encoding NAD(P)-dependent oxidoreductase, with amino-acid sequence MNTNKKIAVIGGTGKSGKFLVKELVKSGFQIKMLVRNPDRVPASNPQIQVVLGDVLNQTVVNELLEDCEAVISALGWGVPSSKNTISSEGTANVLQQMKLHQIKRYIVVSGINVDAQGDKKGTTTKAATEWMYANYPDSTIDRQFEYKLLKESHVDWTLVRLPLIALDAENKPINVSLEDCLGDQVSATSLANFLIDQLSDRRFIKQAPFIANQ
- a CDS encoding class I SAM-dependent methyltransferase; the protein is MELRELTDEEFDLLYPVKIKKLSGTHWTPVGVAKKAIAYLGEGGGKSVLDLGSGVGKFCLVAAVNSEAKITGVEQRMNLVQISGKLAEKYQVENTNFICDDLRNLDFNQFDSFYFFNAFEENIDLRDKLHKDNSINHEQYHAYKKLIRKKFEELPVETRIVTYCGDASEIPESYRLIKSGNKGKLKFWEKRV
- a CDS encoding DinB family protein produces the protein MKTQPEVWLRGPVTGFSSALQPVVHAILQAQEEIHQLTKDFPSDLLWERPAGMASPGFHLQHIAGVLDRMVTYAKAEILAQQQFDYLKNEGLANKDLTTEILVGNLDDQITEFLDFLSVLDVNTLPDFRGVGRAQLPSTVGGLLFHAAEHTQRHVGQLLVTVKVILAN
- a CDS encoding aldo/keto reductase, with the translated sequence MKYNSVGNTGLMVSELCFGTMTFGGQEADMWANIGNLQQDEVNKMLEAVVESGINFIDTANVYSFGQSEKLLGQGLLDLSVPRDEVVIATKLLAKMKDKPNSAGLSRYNIFNSVEASLKRLQMDYIDILYVHGVDPLTSLEEIVRSLNDIVESGKVRYIAICNWPAWMVAKAQAIAHYRGWHKFMGLQYYYSAVSRDIEHELVPMAIDHDLAIFPWSPLAGGFLTGKFTREGADSDSRRSKFDFPPIDKEKGYDLVDVMGDLAKIHDASVAQVALAWVRQQRGVTSTIIGAKTLEQLKLNIDSTDLLLTEGDLKKINEVSPLAMQYPGWMVERQANYRK
- a CDS encoding ABC transporter permease: MKKEQISPPGLFLSFFRWFCQPRLLDYIEGDLLEVYDRRYKEFGKRKADWKFIVDVVLLFRPGIIKSRKGYQKFNTNGMYKSYFKIGWRTIIRNKEYALINIAGLALSITCCILIFALVKHHTGFDDFHQNKDRIYRIVTEQHRETVSFVNAVPSPLGEVFRENHTYGEKVARVFNETDALITFERGGELVKIKEPEGIAFTEPTFFEIFNFPLSQGDITTALNDPNTAIITERMARKYFGTQNPIGQVISYNNKIPFTITGILKDLPVTTDIKTELFVSYPTLKDFNPWLASENAWGGISSGMYCYTLLQPHVTPMQVEEALQPYVKQFRPTSKNVHHYKLQPLSDIHFNGKFGGAIEKSDLWILSAIGIFLLITACVNFVNLATAQALKRSKEVGVRKVLGSLRGQLFWQFLMETAIITSASIFLAVVAAYFLVPSVNSFFKTQIPLNFGADGVFLLFIAGLGILITVLAGCYPALILTGFKPVTALKGKLSMQQLGGFNTRRSLIVTQFAISQVLIIGLIVIMNQMRFSRQAELGFDKESLVMVKLGGDSLNTMHTLKNEFLRLPGVEKVSLCLAAPASSNDWGNSIRFESDTEEVNFRTNMKLADADYISTFDLELLAGRNILPSDTVREVIVNEALLHKLGIESYEEALGKMIYANGGSMKGPIVGVVRNFHDKSFHEEISAALIATGSNWYSNFAIKINSNTTIATLGEIEKLWQEHYPDQLFEYSFVDESIAQFYESEETILRGIQVFSFIAIFIGCLGLYGLVSFMVAQKTKEVGIRKVMGGGIRHIIWIFGQEFVRLIVIAFLIAAPLGWWFMNNWLQDFAFKIKLDVWTFAIAVGCSFLIAALSVGYQVVRAAVINPAVSLKTE
- a CDS encoding aldose 1-epimerase family protein; amino-acid sequence: MKYKISSSELSIEINQTGMEISSIKSLHTNTEYLWQGDPTIWSGQAPVLFPIIGALKNGFMIYKNQKYAIPKHGILRNSPKPVLKESTENSLLFSLVWDEESLKLYPFKFELEIKFTVSGSKIEIAHRIVNHGEETMYYSVGGHPAFNCPLHEGEEYEDYFLQFTNPETDSTWSVESSGLIGTDTKPVLENSSALSLHKHLFDDDALIFKNLTSREVTLMHKNRGEILSLTFDDFDYLGIWAKPGASFVCIEPWLGIADSVDSNQKFEEKEGILKLEAHQRDVKTYTITILKEK